A stretch of the Thiomicrorhabdus xiamenensis genome encodes the following:
- a CDS encoding HopJ type III effector protein, producing the protein MTISELISAASNAPVEFSRTMQVIDDNYIFVPTEFKNGQTTNAADTNNGSCKLFAFAQLNNLDEQTTLNLFGDFYTKDVLQNPQGDDHQNIRNFMQYGWAGIEFTSQPLSAK; encoded by the coding sequence ATGACAATTAGTGAATTGATTAGCGCGGCGTCAAACGCACCGGTTGAGTTCAGCAGAACCATGCAAGTTATTGATGATAACTACATTTTCGTGCCCACCGAATTCAAGAACGGGCAAACCACCAACGCTGCAGATACCAATAATGGTTCCTGTAAACTGTTTGCCTTTGCTCAGTTGAATAACCTGGATGAGCAGACCACCTTGAATCTTTTCGGGGATTTCTATACCAAAGACGTGCTGCAGAATCCGCAAGGTGATGATCACCAGAACATCCGGAATTTCATGCAGTATGGCTGGGCGGGCATCGAGTTTACCAGTCAGCCATTGAGCGCCAAATAA
- a CDS encoding FGGY-family carbohydrate kinase, giving the protein MTVESVTKETKTMNEDSDTTYLHSKIILGIDLGTSGLRASIVERRVSQESETRDCHDFPDTIQDTVLAESKIVIDDSQSHSNTVLCNHDNQLRVQTNKSSIQDPQVWLSSLETLLTQLKTRIPFNRIDAVIADATSSTVMLCCEKGQLLTHALMYNDAQAEDEAKLISDYQQFYKALNGDIETAASGVSSSLAKVLYLYRNLSLQNLNKQPLQIVHQVDWLNNYFLRFLAQGKCLSDENNLLKLGYDPVQGDYPLWLKQFLKQEAPELRLPDVGVPGEPIAAIHPEVAERFGFKPECQILFGSTDSIAGFFSSGATSIGDAVTSLGSTLAIKQLARNPVFSTPHGLYSHKVHQYWLVGGASNSGGKVLLKYYSLDEITLLDWFAVTLWKCAAENKKGISRNEDEAFYRVLSRMCETVVSLGEYYPLATPGERFPVADSDYQPVLAAKPESRMDNGITHVLESLRKEKTVKDLQQLSKRLGQVLNNQQTVCLLDHLRFFTSIVQGLTQVEKKAYDLMAELGVQRSALYAVGGGTRNSYWQLLRAHYLQNSQNPLQSPFSLEASYGITRLARL; this is encoded by the coding sequence ATGACTGTTGAGTCCGTAACGAAAGAAACGAAAACCATGAATGAAGATAGCGACACAACCTATTTGCACAGCAAGATTATTTTAGGAATCGACCTGGGAACTTCCGGATTGCGAGCTTCAATTGTCGAACGACGAGTTTCACAAGAGAGTGAAACACGCGACTGCCATGATTTTCCGGATACGATTCAGGACACCGTTCTTGCCGAAAGCAAAATCGTGATTGATGATAGCCAAAGTCATTCGAATACGGTTTTATGTAACCATGATAATCAACTGCGGGTTCAAACGAATAAATCCTCAATACAGGATCCGCAGGTCTGGCTGTCTAGCCTCGAGACACTGTTAACCCAATTAAAAACGCGCATCCCCTTCAATCGTATTGACGCCGTTATTGCCGATGCGACATCCTCGACGGTCATGTTGTGTTGCGAAAAAGGTCAATTATTAACGCACGCACTGATGTACAACGACGCTCAGGCTGAAGATGAAGCTAAATTGATCAGTGATTATCAGCAGTTTTATAAAGCGCTTAATGGCGATATTGAAACCGCTGCCAGCGGCGTGAGCAGCAGCCTGGCGAAAGTGTTGTATCTGTATCGCAACCTGAGTCTGCAAAACTTAAATAAACAACCGTTGCAGATCGTGCACCAAGTCGATTGGCTAAACAACTATTTCCTCCGCTTCCTCGCTCAGGGCAAATGTCTCAGTGACGAAAATAATCTATTAAAACTGGGTTATGACCCTGTACAAGGCGATTATCCACTATGGCTCAAACAATTTCTGAAGCAGGAAGCGCCGGAACTGCGCCTGCCGGACGTCGGCGTGCCCGGAGAACCGATTGCAGCCATTCATCCGGAAGTGGCAGAACGATTCGGATTCAAACCGGAATGCCAGATTCTTTTTGGCAGTACCGACAGCATAGCCGGTTTTTTTTCCTCCGGAGCAACCTCAATCGGCGACGCGGTAACCTCTTTAGGTTCAACACTGGCAATTAAGCAGCTTGCGAGAAACCCTGTCTTTTCAACGCCACACGGTCTTTACAGCCATAAGGTTCATCAATACTGGCTGGTTGGAGGCGCCTCCAACAGCGGCGGAAAAGTTCTCCTAAAGTATTATTCGCTCGACGAAATCACCCTTCTGGATTGGTTTGCAGTAACACTTTGGAAATGCGCGGCTGAAAATAAAAAAGGCATTAGCCGAAACGAAGACGAGGCTTTTTACAGAGTCCTCTCAAGGATGTGCGAAACAGTGGTCAGTTTGGGTGAATACTATCCTTTAGCAACGCCTGGAGAACGTTTTCCGGTAGCGGACAGTGATTATCAACCGGTGTTGGCAGCAAAACCGGAAAGTCGCATGGACAATGGTATTACGCACGTACTGGAATCACTCCGTAAAGAAAAAACTGTTAAGGATCTTCAACAGCTTTCCAAGCGTCTCGGACAAGTTCTGAATAACCAGCAAACTGTTTGTCTGCTCGACCATTTGCGGTTTTTCACCTCTATCGTTCAGGGGTTGACCCAAGTGGAGAAAAAAGCCTATGACCTAATGGCTGAACTGGGGGTACAAAGAAGCGCTCTATATGCTGTCGGTGGAGGAACCCGTAACAGTTATTGGCAACTTTTAAGAGCTCACTATCTGCAAAATTCACAAAATCCGTTACAATCCCCTTTTTCTTTAGAAGCCTCCTATGGGATAACCCGCCTTGCCAGGCTTTAA
- a CDS encoding cell division protein ZipA C-terminal FtsZ-binding domain-containing protein: MSELNELSMVLIAMMAIIIVLILVLGYRKKQKYQESAEKTKQETQEIKAQTRAEPSKNAAKFENGKIIPGSNPFGKHDSASAPEEEEQKQDELAEPFISAQEVDPNQRELPFENEPVISQLEQSVPQQESTTATEPSVTSNQNVVQPAVHAAVQSMATETEQSPHHVLMVDDPGMTGELSEQDFPPAHEKPTFGVPDDKSEVQRRAFNAIMDSDKAEPKTFVLIVVAEDEVQVTDIHQFMMANTLKRNYKGHYELRDNRGNTVFEVVNLLNPGSFPENPRVNDTTLGVVVILDLPTCIPAAAAMHDFIQVTRKLATRINGKVFNDQQHEVNEPYFRSLRDSALGYDSQKVTESL; this comes from the coding sequence ATGAGTGAATTAAATGAACTAAGTATGGTTTTAATTGCCATGATGGCAATTATTATCGTACTGATTCTAGTTCTAGGTTATCGAAAAAAGCAGAAATATCAGGAGTCTGCCGAAAAAACCAAACAAGAAACTCAAGAAATAAAGGCTCAGACACGAGCAGAGCCTTCCAAGAATGCCGCCAAATTCGAAAACGGTAAAATCATTCCCGGCAGCAATCCTTTCGGTAAACATGACTCTGCAAGCGCGCCAGAAGAGGAAGAACAAAAACAAGATGAATTGGCTGAGCCTTTTATTTCCGCTCAGGAAGTGGATCCGAATCAGCGCGAATTGCCTTTTGAAAATGAACCGGTTATCAGCCAACTTGAGCAATCTGTCCCTCAGCAGGAAAGTACCACCGCAACAGAACCTTCGGTCACTTCGAATCAGAATGTGGTTCAACCTGCCGTACACGCTGCTGTTCAGAGTATGGCTACAGAAACAGAACAAAGCCCGCACCATGTTTTGATGGTCGATGATCCGGGCATGACGGGAGAATTAAGCGAGCAAGACTTCCCTCCTGCTCACGAGAAGCCTACTTTCGGGGTTCCGGATGATAAATCTGAAGTGCAGCGCCGTGCTTTTAACGCCATTATGGATTCGGATAAAGCGGAGCCTAAAACTTTTGTATTGATTGTCGTTGCTGAAGATGAGGTCCAGGTTACCGATATTCACCAGTTTATGATGGCCAATACACTGAAACGAAATTATAAAGGGCATTACGAATTGCGTGATAACCGCGGTAACACGGTTTTTGAAGTCGTCAATCTGCTCAATCCAGGCTCCTTCCCGGAAAACCCACGCGTCAATGATACAACGCTTGGTGTGGTGGTTATACTGGATCTGCCGACATGTATTCCTGCAGCGGCAGCAATGCACGATTTTATTCAGGTTACCCGTAAGCTTGCAACCCGAATTAACGGCAAAGTATTCAACGACCAGCAACACGAAGTGAATGAACCTTATTTCCGCTCTTTGCGAGACAGTGCTCTGGGCTACGACTCACAAAAAGTGACCGAAAGCCTATAA
- the ligA gene encoding NAD-dependent DNA ligase LigA, producing MSNPLKTEHQKLCKELNYHNYQYYVLDDPQVSDAEYDALYQKLLKLEKQHPELITSESPSQRVGDAPIESFQSVKHAVPMFSLDNAFSQEDLQDFERRIQDRLKIPSEQIDYIAEPKMDGLAINIRYENGCLKQATTRGDGVTGEDVTHNIRTLHSVPLQLLGDDWPQTLEVRGEVFISKKDFAQINEHQMAKGDKAFANPRNAAAGTLRQLDPRIAAQRKLSFFLYGWGEISHDWPQPDTYSETLQQFRVWGLPTNPETQLVIGAAGMGDYYQRLVEKRDSLDYEIDGIVYKVNQINWYERLGFTAKAPRWAIARKFPAQEKWTDLLGIDIQVGRTGALTPVARLQPVEVGGVVVSNATLHNLDEIRRKDVRVGDKVIVRRAGDVIPEIVGPVLSFRKQELPLFNMPSSCPECGSEVVKDGDKAVHRCSGGLFCPAQRKRALQHYVSRKAMDIVGLGDKLIDQLCDLELVKHPDDLYKLDVETLAGLERMAQKSAQKVIDAINASKNTTLPRFIFALGIPEVGEVTARNLANHFKSLPAIESAEEEMLLAVDDIGEIVAKQIKHFFAQPHNLEVIGGLLAAGIHWPEIEIAEQPADSPFAGKTVVLTGSLQQGSRTEAAAKLEALGAKVTSSVSAKTDFLVAGEKAGSKLTKAEQLGVTILNEQQFTELMESSHG from the coding sequence ATGAGTAATCCATTAAAGACTGAACATCAAAAACTCTGTAAAGAGTTGAATTATCACAATTACCAGTACTATGTTCTCGATGACCCTCAAGTGAGTGATGCCGAGTATGATGCTTTGTATCAAAAGTTGCTGAAGCTTGAAAAACAGCACCCGGAACTGATTACTTCCGAGTCTCCAAGCCAGCGAGTTGGAGATGCTCCGATTGAAAGTTTCCAGTCTGTCAAACATGCCGTACCGATGTTTTCTCTTGATAACGCTTTCAGTCAGGAAGATCTGCAGGATTTCGAGCGCCGAATTCAGGATCGCCTGAAAATCCCTTCTGAACAGATAGACTATATTGCCGAACCGAAAATGGATGGTCTGGCAATTAATATCCGTTATGAAAACGGCTGTCTTAAGCAAGCGACTACACGAGGGGATGGTGTTACCGGCGAAGACGTAACACACAATATTCGCACATTGCATTCGGTTCCTCTGCAGCTGTTAGGCGATGACTGGCCACAAACACTTGAGGTACGCGGAGAAGTTTTTATCAGCAAAAAAGATTTTGCGCAGATAAATGAACATCAGATGGCTAAAGGGGATAAAGCGTTTGCCAACCCGAGAAACGCGGCCGCCGGAACCCTCCGCCAACTCGATCCGCGTATTGCCGCACAACGTAAACTGAGTTTCTTTTTGTATGGTTGGGGTGAGATCAGCCATGATTGGCCGCAGCCGGACACCTATTCTGAAACTCTGCAGCAATTCAGAGTCTGGGGACTGCCGACCAATCCGGAAACGCAGTTAGTGATCGGTGCCGCAGGAATGGGCGACTATTATCAGCGCCTGGTTGAAAAGCGGGATTCGCTCGACTATGAAATTGACGGCATTGTTTACAAGGTCAACCAGATCAACTGGTATGAACGTCTTGGATTTACCGCCAAGGCGCCTCGTTGGGCGATAGCACGCAAATTTCCCGCTCAGGAAAAGTGGACGGATCTGTTGGGGATCGATATTCAAGTCGGGCGCACCGGCGCTTTAACCCCGGTAGCCAGACTGCAGCCGGTCGAAGTTGGCGGTGTCGTTGTCTCCAATGCCACTCTGCACAATTTGGACGAAATCCGTCGTAAAGACGTTCGTGTCGGCGACAAGGTGATCGTACGCCGAGCCGGAGATGTTATTCCGGAAATTGTCGGTCCGGTACTTTCCTTCCGCAAGCAGGAGTTGCCGCTGTTCAATATGCCGAGTTCGTGTCCAGAGTGCGGTTCAGAAGTGGTTAAGGACGGCGACAAAGCCGTGCATCGCTGCTCTGGAGGGCTTTTCTGTCCGGCACAGCGTAAACGAGCGCTGCAACATTATGTGTCGCGCAAAGCGATGGATATCGTCGGGTTGGGTGATAAGTTAATCGACCAGCTGTGCGATCTCGAATTGGTAAAACACCCGGATGATCTCTATAAACTGGATGTAGAGACATTGGCCGGTCTGGAAAGAATGGCACAAAAATCCGCCCAAAAAGTCATTGATGCGATCAATGCATCGAAAAACACCACCTTGCCACGCTTTATCTTTGCTCTTGGCATTCCCGAGGTCGGTGAGGTTACGGCACGAAACCTGGCAAATCACTTCAAATCACTACCGGCAATTGAATCCGCAGAAGAGGAAATGTTACTGGCAGTAGATGATATTGGTGAGATTGTCGCTAAACAGATTAAACACTTCTTTGCCCAGCCGCATAATCTGGAAGTGATCGGCGGTTTACTTGCCGCTGGCATTCACTGGCCGGAAATCGAGATCGCCGAGCAACCTGCAGATTCACCGTTTGCCGGGAAAACCGTCGTTTTGACCGGCTCCTTACAGCAGGGATCTCGAACTGAGGCCGCAGCAAAACTCGAAGCTTTGGGCGCCAAAGTCACCTCAAGCGTTTCAGCTAAAACCGATTTCCTTGTTGCCGGTGAAAAAGCGGGATCAAAATTAACCAAAGCGGAGCAGCTGGGCGTGACTATTTTAAACGAACAACAATTTACCGAACTGATGGAGTCAAGCCATGGTTAG
- the yjgA gene encoding ribosome biogenesis factor YjgA, whose protein sequence is MVRPRNVNRSKVESKKADWEQEEFDSRTQIKEAALAVTELGEQLLQMSPATLSKLNLPGDLREALDTMSRITKGNAIKRQKSYIGKLLRQNEPLIVEIKALLDEEEIKRKQQNAHFHKLEQWRDRLVEEGDEALGELMQQYPQVDRQHLRQAIRNAQKEQEQGKPPKAAREIFKYLRSLEW, encoded by the coding sequence ATGGTTAGACCACGCAATGTTAATCGCAGTAAAGTCGAGTCGAAAAAAGCGGACTGGGAGCAAGAAGAGTTTGACAGCCGTACACAGATTAAAGAAGCAGCCTTGGCGGTGACCGAACTGGGCGAACAGCTTTTGCAAATGTCACCGGCAACACTGTCCAAACTGAACCTGCCTGGCGACCTGCGCGAAGCGCTGGATACCATGAGCCGAATCACAAAAGGCAATGCCATTAAACGTCAGAAGTCCTATATTGGTAAACTTCTGCGTCAAAACGAACCACTTATCGTTGAAATTAAAGCACTTTTAGATGAAGAGGAAATCAAACGCAAGCAGCAGAATGCCCATTTCCATAAACTGGAACAGTGGCGCGACCGTCTTGTTGAAGAGGGCGACGAAGCACTTGGCGAATTAATGCAACAGTATCCGCAGGTTGACCGCCAGCATCTGCGTCAGGCCATCCGTAACGCACAAAAAGAACAAGAGCAGGGTAAACCACCCAAGGCGGCACGCGAAATCTTCAAGTACTTACGCTCGCTTGAGTGGTAA
- a CDS encoding DMT family transporter has translation MLLALAYLTVVLIWTTTPLAVVWGGATDWYFAVASRTTLAALVIVPVALWFGFHRRFALNWRNIKISLFAALPIFGGMTLMYWAGQYLPSGWIAVIFAMTPLVTGVIAHFLLPKSRLNLYKVVAILISLCGLIIIFAPNLRQELAGYQLLAILSAFASVFVHSLGTVLTKRCATHLPSLDIVAAALILSALGYFVVQPDLLLFPQSYPDLSHKEVAAIVYAALIGSVVGFLLFFYLLKNMDALKVALIPVITPVFAILLGHFLNAEPLGWDIAAGAALVLIGLLLFQKQS, from the coding sequence ATGCTTCTCGCTTTAGCCTACTTGACAGTGGTTCTGATTTGGACCACAACGCCTTTAGCCGTTGTATGGGGCGGCGCTACGGATTGGTATTTTGCCGTAGCTTCGAGAACCACACTGGCTGCACTGGTTATCGTGCCGGTTGCCCTTTGGTTTGGTTTTCATCGACGATTCGCACTTAATTGGCGAAATATCAAAATCTCTCTGTTTGCCGCTCTACCGATTTTTGGCGGTATGACGCTGATGTACTGGGCCGGACAGTATTTACCATCGGGTTGGATTGCGGTTATTTTTGCCATGACGCCGCTGGTTACGGGGGTTATCGCACACTTTCTACTACCGAAAAGCCGTCTGAATCTGTATAAAGTCGTGGCAATTCTAATCAGTTTATGTGGTCTGATAATCATCTTTGCGCCCAATTTACGTCAGGAGCTGGCCGGGTATCAACTGCTTGCTATCCTTAGTGCTTTTGCTTCGGTGTTTGTACACTCGCTCGGCACGGTTTTAACGAAACGGTGTGCCACGCATTTGCCCTCGCTCGATATCGTTGCGGCCGCTTTAATTCTTAGCGCATTGGGTTATTTTGTTGTCCAGCCTGATTTACTTCTGTTTCCACAAAGCTATCCGGATTTGAGTCACAAGGAAGTCGCCGCTATCGTCTATGCGGCCCTGATCGGCTCGGTCGTCGGCTTCCTGTTGTTTTTCTATCTATTGAAAAATATGGATGCGCTTAAAGTCGCGTTGATCCCGGTAATTACACCGGTTTTTGCAATTTTACTGGGGCACTTTTTGAATGCAGAACCACTGGGCTGGGATATTGCAGCGGGTGCCGCGCTGGTTTTGATTGGACTGCTCCTGTTTCAAAAACAATCATGA